One genomic segment of Sanyastnella coralliicola includes these proteins:
- the hemL gene encoding glutamate-1-semialdehyde 2,1-aminomutase, with product MISRDKSASLFETANQYFPGGVNSPVRAFRSVGGTPLFIEKGDGPYIWDADGNKFIDFCCSWGPLILGHNNPKVRKNIIGAVENGTSFGAPTVWENKLAETIISNHRYLEKIRFVSSGTEAAMSAIRLARGVTGRSKIIKFEGCYHGHVDALLVKAGSGLATLGTSTSAGVPEAYARETIVLPLNDRAAVEQAIEDYKDDIACVAIEPIPANNGLLIQDIEFLRFLREITKREGIILLFDEVISGFRVGFEGAAGLYDIQPDVLAFGKIIGGGMPVGAYASSAEIMAHVAPEGDVYQAGTLSGNPVAMAAGTAQLEACLEEGFYEELERKTKLLIDTILTHTKAKGYQFNMFHRGSVFWLAFSDKIAIRKSSEIDPDSMKYFTVLHKELLDRGVYIGPSGYEVGFVSAAHSDEDILASAEAFKAALDVAFSAE from the coding sequence ATGATCAGTCGAGATAAATCAGCATCCCTTTTTGAGACCGCAAATCAGTACTTCCCTGGTGGAGTTAACAGTCCGGTACGTGCATTTCGTTCAGTTGGTGGAACACCTTTGTTCATTGAAAAAGGTGACGGTCCTTATATCTGGGATGCCGATGGGAATAAGTTCATCGATTTCTGTTGTTCGTGGGGTCCGCTGATCCTGGGGCACAACAATCCTAAGGTTCGCAAGAACATCATTGGAGCAGTCGAAAATGGAACTTCCTTTGGTGCGCCAACTGTTTGGGAGAATAAATTGGCTGAGACGATTATTTCAAATCACCGCTACCTAGAGAAGATTCGCTTCGTGAGCTCTGGAACAGAGGCGGCGATGAGTGCCATTCGCTTGGCTCGTGGGGTGACTGGAAGAAGCAAGATCATCAAGTTCGAAGGATGCTACCACGGACACGTGGATGCACTTTTGGTAAAAGCAGGCAGTGGCTTGGCTACACTTGGAACCAGCACAAGCGCTGGTGTGCCTGAGGCTTATGCTCGTGAAACCATCGTATTGCCGTTGAATGATAGAGCGGCGGTTGAACAAGCCATCGAAGACTACAAAGACGATATTGCTTGTGTCGCGATCGAGCCGATTCCTGCGAATAACGGCTTGTTGATTCAAGACATTGAATTCTTGCGTTTCCTTCGTGAGATCACCAAGCGTGAAGGCATCATCCTATTGTTTGATGAGGTCATCTCTGGTTTCCGCGTTGGTTTTGAAGGAGCTGCCGGTCTGTATGATATTCAGCCCGACGTTTTGGCTTTCGGTAAAATTATAGGCGGTGGAATGCCTGTGGGTGCCTACGCTTCTAGCGCTGAAATTATGGCTCACGTAGCTCCTGAGGGTGACGTTTACCAAGCGGGTACCTTGTCTGGAAACCCAGTAGCAATGGCTGCAGGTACGGCGCAGTTAGAGGCATGTTTGGAAGAAGGATTCTACGAAGAACTTGAGCGCAAGACGAAGTTGTTGATCGATACCATCTTGACACACACAAAGGCCAAAGGTTACCAGTTTAACATGTTCCATCGTGGGTCCGTGTTCTGGTTGGCATTTAGCGATAAAATCGCCATTCGTAAGTCGTCAGAGATTGATCCTGACAGCATGAAATACTTCACAGTGCTTCACAAAGAGTTGCTTGATCGTGGTGTTTACATTGGACCTAGTGGCTATGAAGTAGGTTTCGTTTCTGCGGCGCATTCAGATGAAGATATTCTCGCTAGCGCGGAAGCGTTTAAAGCCGCTTTAGATGTGGCATTCTCAGCTGAGTAA